Genomic DNA from Mycobacteriales bacterium:
CTCCTCGGCGATCGCCAGGCCGATGCCTCGTGTACCGCCGGTGATGATCGCCGTCTTGCCGTCGAAGTCGCCCACGCGACTACCTCCTCGTCAGGCTCTCGTGGCGCACGCTATAGGTGTCCGCCGGGCAAGATCGTGGCAGGGTTCGGGCGTGGCTCAACGGATCGAGGACTACGCCCTGCTCGGCGACACGCAGACGGGGGCGCTGGTCGGGCGCGACGGCTCGATCGACTGGCTGTGCTTTCCCCGCTTCGACTCGGCCGCGGTGTTCGCGGCGCTGCTCGGCACGCCGGACAACGGCCGGTGGCTGCTCAGCCCGGTCGGCGAGGTCCGCACCAGCCGCCGGCGCTACCGGGGCGAGTCGCTGGTGCTCGAGACCGAGATGGACACCGACGAGGGCACCGTCCGGCTGGTCGACTTCATGCCGATCCGCGGCGAGGCGCCCGACGTCGTGCGCATCGTCGAGGGCGTGCGCGGCCGCGTGCCGATGCGGATGGAGCTGCGGCTGCGGCTCGACTACGGCCACGTGATCCCGTGGGTGCGCCGGCTCGGCGACGACCTCGTCGCCGTCGCCGGCCCCGATGCGCTCTGGCTGCGCACGCCGGTCCGCACGCGCGGCCGGGACTTCACGACGGTCGCGGAGTTCACCGTCGGCGAGGGCGACCGGGTGCCCTTCGTCCTCACCTGGCAGGCCTCCCACCTGCCCGCCCCCCAACCGGTCGACGCCTTCGACTCCCTCGACGACACCACGTCGTGGTGGGAGGAGTGGATCGACAGGTGCTCCTACGACGGCGAGTGGACCGAGGCGGTCCACCGCTCGCTCGTGACCCTCAAGGGGCTCACCTATGCGCCCACCGGCGGCATCGTCGCGGCCGCGACCACGTCCTTGCCGGAACAGCTCGGCGGCGTACGCAACTGGGACTACCGCTACTGCTGGCTGCGCGACGCGACGCTGACGTTGACGGCGCTGCTCTACACCGGTCACGTCGAGGAGGCGCGCGCCTGGCGGTCGTGGCTGCTGCGCGCGGTGGCCGGCAGCCCGGAGGACCTGCAGATCATGTACGGCGTCGCGGGCGAGCGCCGGCTCGCCGAGTGGACCCCCGAATGGCTGCCGGGCTACGAGGGCTCCGCACCGGTGCGCATCGGCAACGCGGCGGTCGACCAGTTCCAGCTCGACGTCTACGGCGAGGTCATGGACGCGCTGCACCTCGCCCGGCAGAACGGCCTCGAGCCGGAGAAGTCCGGCTGGTCGCTGCAGCGCGAGCTGATGGCCTTCGTCGAGGAGCACTGGCGGGAGCCCGACGAGGGCATCTGGGAGGTGCGCGGGCCGCGCCGGCAGTTCACCCACTCGCGGGTCATGGCGTGGGTGGCCGCCGACCGCAGCGTGCGGTCGATGGAGCGGTTCGGGCTCACGGGCCCGCTGCAGAAGTGGCGGGCGCTGCGCGACGAGATCCACGCCGAGGTGATGGCGAAGGGCTTCGACAGCGAGCGGCAGACCTTCACCATGTACTACGGCAGCAAGGAGCTCGACGCAGCACTGCTGCTGCTGCCCTCGGTGGGCTTCCTGCCGGCCGACCACCCCCGCATGCTCGGCACGGTCGCGACCGTGGAGCGTGAGCTGCTCTCCGACGGGTTCGTCATGCGCTACACGCAGCCGGCACAGGAGTCACCCGACGGCCTGCCGCCCGGCGAAGGAGCGTTCCTGGCGTGCAGCTTCTGGCTCGCGGACAACTACGCGATGCAAGGGCGGCACGACGAGGCCCGCGAGCTGTTCGAGCGACTGCTCGACCTGCGCAACGACGTCGGCCTGCTCGCCGAGGAGTGGGACCCGGCGGCCAAGCGCCAGGTCGGCAACTTCCCGCAGGCGTTCAGCCACGTGCCGCTGATCGAGACCGCCCGCACGCTGTCGCACGACGGCGGCCCGGCGCACCCGCGCCGCCACGACTGACCGGTCCGAGACGCTCGGCGCGGCGACGCCGGCGCGCGGTCAGAAGTGCGGGCCGCCCACCTGTGCGGCCATGGCCGGATCGACGCGGACGACTCCGGCGAGGTGCGACAGCGGCACGTCGCGCACCCGCACGAAGTCGCCGGTGTGCGGCGCGACGATCATCTTGCCGTCGCCCGCGTAGATCGCGACGTGGTCGACGTCGGACGGGTCGGCCGGGTTGTAGGTCCAGAACAGCAGGTCGCCCGGTCGCGCACTGTCCAGCGGCACGTGCGGGCCGGCGTACCACTGCTGCTGCGACGTGCGCGGCAGGAGGATGCCCGCCTGCCGGTACGCCCAGCCGACCAGCCCCGAGCAGTCGAACGCCGCCGGGCCGGTCGCGCCCCAGACGTAGGGCGCGCCGATGCGGCTGTAGGCCGCCTTCAGCACGGTGTTGATCTGGCGCCGGTCGAGGAACGAGCCGGCGTCACGGATGACGACGACCTTGCGCAGCAGCTGCACCTGGCTGCCGCCCATCGCCGCACGCAGCGCGCTCTGGACCTTCAGCGGGTCGGCGCCCGGCGCGCTCACCACGACGGCGTTCGAGGTCGGCAGGCCGAGACCGTGCGACTCGTTGCGGGCGACGACGGCGTCGATGCCGGGCAGCATCGAGGCGAAGGCACCGATGCGCAGGTCCATGGGCCGGGTGCCGCGCACGTGGACGGTCTGCCCGAGCGGCAGCCCGGCGTCGTTGCCCATGCCGAACGACGCGGTCAGCTCGCCGGCGGCGACGCTGTGCCACAGCGCGTCGGACTGCGCGGTCAGCTTCGGGGTGTAGGCGCGGAACGTCGACGGCCCCACGCCGATCGCGGTGGCCGGGTGACCCGCGACCGTGATGCGTCCGTAGTCGACCAGGTCGAGCGCCTGCACGCCCTGCACCCGCGCGATCCGCTGCATGTCGGCGGCGGTCACCTGGTGGTTGTCGATGACGAGGAAGTCGGCCTCGTGCAACGCCGTCAGCGGTTGTACGACGGGAGCGCCGTGGCGGACCGACCGCGCGGGCGCGGCCGTTGCCGCCGGTGACGCCACGCCGGTGGAGGCCGACGGGGTGGCCGAGGGCAGCCACGGCAGCGGGTTGGAGAACGCTGTGGTCGCTGCCCGGGGACGGTCGGTGTGCGCGTGATCGGCGACGCCGGCCACCGCCGTTGCGGTGCCGGCCGCCAAGGTCACGGCCACCCCCGCAGCGACGAACCGCTCCAGCAACGCCGTGACCTCCTCGCGACTCGTCGTACGCGCTGTCCAACGACGACCCGCCGAGGTGGTGACGCACGGTCACGGGCGGGGCCGCTTCCCTCGTTCTCGGGACCATTCGACGCCGGGCTCCGGTCTCCTCCCGCTCGCGGTAGGTAGGCGACCGGGGCCACGCGTCACCCGTCGGCGGTGCCGCGCTCGCAGCGGCGAGATGACGGCTACGCGGGGCTGGTCTCCGACCTGCGGGTCGTGGCGACCTCGCTGGCGTCGTAGCGGGCGAACGCCGGTACGGCGGCCGCGAGCAGCAGCACGCCGAGGATGCACAGCAGTCCGCCGCTGGCGACGGAGGCGGTCAGGCCGGCGGCCGCGGCGATGCCGCCGGACTCGACGTCTCCCAGCCGGGGCCCGCCGGCGACGACGACGATGAACACTCCCGACAACCGGCCGCGCAGCGCGTCCGGGGTCGCCGTCTGCAGGATCGTGTTGCGGAACACCGCGCTCACCATGTCGGCGGCGCCGGCCGCGGCGAGCAGCAACACGCCGAGCCACAGCACCCTCGTGAAGCCGAAACCGGTGATCGCCGCGCCCCACGCCAGGATCGCGACGATCACGGCGAGCCCCTGGCGCCGCACCCGGCCCAGCCAGCCGCCGAAGGTCGCGCCGAGCAGGGCGCCCATGGCGA
This window encodes:
- a CDS encoding C40 family peptidase, which translates into the protein MLERFVAAGVAVTLAAGTATAVAGVADHAHTDRPRAATTAFSNPLPWLPSATPSASTGVASPAATAAPARSVRHGAPVVQPLTALHEADFLVIDNHQVTAADMQRIARVQGVQALDLVDYGRITVAGHPATAIGVGPSTFRAYTPKLTAQSDALWHSVAAGELTASFGMGNDAGLPLGQTVHVRGTRPMDLRIGAFASMLPGIDAVVARNESHGLGLPTSNAVVVSAPGADPLKVQSALRAAMGGSQVQLLRKVVVIRDAGSFLDRRQINTVLKAAYSRIGAPYVWGATGPAAFDCSGLVGWAYRQAGILLPRTSQQQWYAGPHVPLDSARPGDLLFWTYNPADPSDVDHVAIYAGDGKMIVAPHTGDFVRVRDVPLSHLAGVVRVDPAMAAQVGGPHF
- a CDS encoding glycoside hydrolase family 15 protein, with translation MIAVLPSKSPTRLPPRQALVAHAIGVRRARSWQGSGVAQRIEDYALLGDTQTGALVGRDGSIDWLCFPRFDSAAVFAALLGTPDNGRWLLSPVGEVRTSRRRYRGESLVLETEMDTDEGTVRLVDFMPIRGEAPDVVRIVEGVRGRVPMRMELRLRLDYGHVIPWVRRLGDDLVAVAGPDALWLRTPVRTRGRDFTTVAEFTVGEGDRVPFVLTWQASHLPAPQPVDAFDSLDDTTSWWEEWIDRCSYDGEWTEAVHRSLVTLKGLTYAPTGGIVAAATTSLPEQLGGVRNWDYRYCWLRDATLTLTALLYTGHVEEARAWRSWLLRAVAGSPEDLQIMYGVAGERRLAEWTPEWLPGYEGSAPVRIGNAAVDQFQLDVYGEVMDALHLARQNGLEPEKSGWSLQRELMAFVEEHWREPDEGIWEVRGPRRQFTHSRVMAWVAADRSVRSMERFGLTGPLQKWRALRDEIHAEVMAKGFDSERQTFTMYYGSKELDAALLLLPSVGFLPADHPRMLGTVATVERELLSDGFVMRYTQPAQESPDGLPPGEGAFLACSFWLADNYAMQGRHDEARELFERLLDLRNDVGLLAEEWDPAAKRQVGNFPQAFSHVPLIETARTLSHDGGPAHPRRHD